CCGCCATCGGACCGGCTGCGGCTCCTACCTCGCCCCGGATCCGGAGCCGAGGCTCTTGAGTATCTCCTCGACCTCCGCCGCGAGGAGCGAGTCGCGGCCGATCTCCCCCTTGAAGAGGGTGAGGACGCGCCGGGCATCGGCGAGCCTCCGCGTCCCCATGTAGAGCATGGCGAGATCCATGTAGGATCGATGAAGGCCCGGATCGCCTTGAATCGCCCGCTCCAGGTGCCGCGTCGCGCCGACCGTATCCCCGACCGCGAGGCACAGGAGGGAGAGATTGTAGTTGGCCTGTGGATGAAGCGGCCGCCGTTCGAGCAACCGCGAATAGACCTCGAACGCCTCCTCGCCTCGCCCCAGCTGCTGGCTGAGGAGACCCACCTGGAAGAGATCTTCCTCGGTCGCATCTCCCCGCGCCGCGAGGCTGCGCCTCAGATGAAGGGCCATGTCGGGCCGACCCACGTCTTTCCATCGTTCCGCGAGCCACCGTCTCTCCTCCGGCATCGTCTCGCCCCTGCCGAGCGCCTCGGCCGCCAGCGTGACGGCGGCCTCCCTCTGATGGTCGTCCCATCGAAGCTGCGCGAGGTAGGCGAGCGCCGCGGGGGAGGCGTCGCCCCTCGATGCGAGGGAGGCGAGCCGCGTGCGCGCCTCGCGCGTCCTCCCCTGTTTCAGCGCGACCTCCGCGAGCAGGAGCCCCGCCCTAGAAGAATCGACGCCATCGAGGCCCAACTTGAAGGCGGCCTCGGCCTCCGCTCGGGCCGCGGCGTAGTTCTCCCGAATCTTGTAGGCTTCCGCGAGCCTCACCCTCACGGAGCCGTCGCGAGGATTCGCGCGGATCTCAGCCTGTATCGATGCGATCGCGAAGGAGAGCGAGTCGGGTTCCTGCTCTGCGGGTTCGGCCCGGGAACTCGCGAGGAATCCCGCGGCGAGGAGGGCCGCAACGCACAAGGCGGCGGAACCGGTCCCGCCAGGCAGGTGTAAGATGCGGGTGGCAAGGAGGAACGAACCGATGAACAACCTCGTTTCCGCCCGGTCGAGACGATGCCGGTCGCGTCGTCCATTTCGAATCACCGTCACACTCCTCCCCATCGTCTGCGCTCTGGCTGTCCTTCCCGCCGCCTCCTCCGCCGCCGCACGGGGCTGGCTGGGCGTCTCCGTGCAGGATGTCACGGAGTCGCTGCGCGAGGCCATGGATCTCGGGGCCGCCGCCGGGGCGCTGGTGAGCGACGTCGCCCCGGACAGCCCCGCCGAACGGGCCGGCATCCGCGCGGGGGATGTCATCGTACGCGTCGAGAAGAGCCCCGTCGAGACCTCAGCGGATCTAGTCGGCTACCTCCGCGGCAAGGAGGAGGGCGAGCGTGTCGACGTCTTGATCCAGAGGGGAGGGGCGGAGGAGGTCGTCCGCGTGACTCTGGGACCCGCCCCCGGGCGATCGGAGAAGGAGAAGAAGCCCGACCGCAGGCTGCCGATGCCTGATCTGCCCGATATCGTCAAACCCCTCGGGGGAAGCCCGACGCTCGGGGTCCGAGTCCAGAGCCTGGACAGGCACCTGGCCCCCTACTTCGATGTCGAGCCGGATGAGGGCCTCCTCATCCTCGGCGTCGTCCCCGGGAGTCCCGCCGAGCAGTCCGGCCTCCTGCCGGGAGACGTGATCCTCGAGCTCAACGGCGAGCGGGTCGCGACGGTCGAGGACCTTCGGGCGCGCCTCCACCGCCTCTCCGGCGGCGACGACTTTAACGCATCGATCATCCGAAAGGGCCAACGCGAGGAGGTGCGAGGACGGATCGAGCGCGGCTGGGAGCATCCGCAGCGCCCCGGTTTGGCCCGCCCCCGCCTCGAGCGGCAACGATCGAGGGACTCACGCATCCTCGATCGCGCCGAGCGTCGGATGGAGAGAGAGCTGGACAGGCTTCGCGAGCAGATCCGGAGACTCGAGAGGCGGCTGGAGAGAATGGAGAGGCGCTAGCGAGCTTGAGGCCGGCCCCCGGTCCACGCGGGGCCCCGCAGACATGCATGCAGGCCGGCGAACGCGCCGGAGCGAATCGCCTGCTTCCTCTTAACCCCGCTGCCTCGGGGGCCTCCCACAGCATCCAAGGCTAGGAGCATTTCCCGGGGAGGAAACAGCCCCGAGGCGCAGGGTACCTAAGACTGGCTATCGGCACGCCGGCGCGAACCTGAAGCTCTTTGGATTGACAGATGACCGCGCCCCGGCTCACGATCCCGGCGATCTGCCATGCCACACGTGCTCATCAGCGGCCCCTGCGACCTGAGAAGGTTCTGGGAATCGTTCGCCCCGACCCTCATCCGGAACGAGCG
This genomic window from Candidatus Eisenbacteria bacterium contains:
- a CDS encoding tetratricopeptide repeat protein; this encodes MCVAALLAAGFLASSRAEPAEQEPDSLSFAIASIQAEIRANPRDGSVRVRLAEAYKIRENYAAARAEAEAAFKLGLDGVDSSRAGLLLAEVALKQGRTREARTRLASLASRGDASPAALAYLAQLRWDDHQREAAVTLAAEALGRGETMPEERRWLAERWKDVGRPDMALHLRRSLAARGDATEEDLFQVGLLSQQLGRGEEAFEVYSRLLERRPLHPQANYNLSLLCLAVGDTVGATRHLERAIQGDPGLHRSYMDLAMLYMGTRRLADARRVLTLFKGEIGRDSLLAAEVEEILKSLGSGSGAR
- a CDS encoding PDZ domain-containing protein, with product MRVARRNEPMNNLVSARSRRCRSRRPFRITVTLLPIVCALAVLPAASSAAARGWLGVSVQDVTESLREAMDLGAAAGALVSDVAPDSPAERAGIRAGDVIVRVEKSPVETSADLVGYLRGKEEGERVDVLIQRGGAEEVVRVTLGPAPGRSEKEKKPDRRLPMPDLPDIVKPLGGSPTLGVRVQSLDRHLAPYFDVEPDEGLLILGVVPGSPAEQSGLLPGDVILELNGERVATVEDLRARLHRLSGGDDFNASIIRKGQREEVRGRIERGWEHPQRPGLARPRLERQRSRDSRILDRAERRMERELDRLREQIRRLERRLERMERR